In the Streptomyces sp. SJL17-4 genome, GGCTTCACGGTGACGGTGCGGGTCCAGTCGCCGAGGTCGGCGAGGTCCTCGGGGTCCACGTACCCGAGCGGCCTCACGGTGAAGGAGACGGGCGCCGAGCCCGTGTTCCGTACGGTGAGATGCAGGTCACGGTCATGGTGATCGATCCGGGAGGCGAGCTCGGCGCCGCCCGTCGCGGGGCCCTCGAACTCACGGCGGAAGCCGTTCGGGCCGGTGATCGTGAAGCGGTAATGATCACCCGGAACGGGGACCGTCCACTCCCCCGTGCCCCTGACGTCCTGGTGCTGCGGGACGGCGAACTCTCCCGCGTACGGGTAGAGGGCGAAGTGCGCGCTCGCCTTCCCGCTGTTGCTGAGCGCCACGCGGACGGAGCCGGCGGCGAAGGTCGCGGCGGCGTCCGGCTGGTACGGCAGCGGGCGGGCCGGGCGGACGCCGGGCTCCTGGACCGGCATCCGCTGCACGGCCGGGGGCTGGGGCCGCCAGCGGCCGCTGAAGGGCGGGATCGGGCCCGGCCGGTCGACGGGCGGCTGCTTGCGGCCGCGCTTGAAGTCGAAGGCCGAGGTGAGGTCGCCGGTGACGGCCCGGCGCCAGGGGGTGATATTGGGCTCCCGGATGCCCGTGAGCTTCTCCAGGAAACGGATCACCGAGGTGTGGTCGAAGGTCTCGGAGCAGACGTGGCCACCGACCGACCAGGGGGAGACGACCAGCAGCGGGACGCGGATGCCGAGACCAGTGGGCCGGCCCTTCCAGCGCTCGTCCGTGTTCTCGGCCGGCGGGACCGGCGGCGGCACGTGGTCGAAGAAGCCGTCGTTCTCGTCGTAGTTGATCAGGACGACGGTGTGGCGCCAGACGTCCGGGTGCGCGCCGAGGGCGTCGAGCACCTTGTAGACGAGGGAAGCGGAGGCGATCGGCGAGGAGGAGCCGGGGTGCTCGGAGTCGATCGCGGACGGCACCAGGTAGGAGACCTCGGGGAGGGTCCCGGCGGCGACGTCGGCGCGGAAGGCGTCGGCGAGGGTGCCGCTCTCGACCCGGCGCAGTCCGCGCTCGAAGAGGGAGCGCTCGGCCTCGGTGAGGGTCGCCACGCCCTCCTCCAGGAGACCGAGGAGGCGAGCGCGCTCGGTGGCGTCGTCGGTGTCGCGGACGGCGGCGTAGAAGGACTCCATGAAGGTGTGCCCGCCGGTTCCGGCGAGCGCCTTGCGGGCGATCTTCTTGAAGCTGGTGAAGAACTCGATGTTGTTGTCGGTGAAGTTCTCCCACTCGGTGTACGTCTTCCAGCTGCGCCCGGCGGCTTCGAGCCGCTCGGCGTAGGTGGGCCAGCCGTAGCCGGGGTGGGTGCCCTCGGCGTACGCGGCGTTGGTGACGGCGCGGCTGCCGTCGGCCTCGAAGCCGGTCCAGCCGGACCAGAGGTGGTTGCGGTTGGGGCTCGTCGAGGTGTGGATGGACGAGTGGTAGGCGTCGCAGATGGTGAAGGTGTCGGCGAGCTCGTAGTGCAGGGGGATGTCCTGCCGGTCGTAGTACGCCATGGTCGCGGCGGTCTTGGCCGAGACCCACCCGTCCATCCAGCCGCCGTGCCAGGCCTTGCCGCCGCCGTCCCAGGAGTGGTCGAGGTCCCCGATGTACTGGAGGTCCTTCTGCTGCGTCTCGGCGGCGCCGCGGATCGGGAAGGGCAGCACGGTCCGGCCGAGCGCGGCGGGCTGCTCGAACACGGGCCTGCCGGAGGGCAGCTCGATGGCGTTGCGGTCGGAGAAGCCGCGGACGCCGCGCAGGGTGCCGAAGTAGTGGTCGAAGGAACGGTTCTCCTGCATGAGGATCACCACGTGCCGCACGGCGGCCATGCCTCCCGCCGGCGGTCCCGCGGCGATCGCCTCCTGAAGCGACGGCGGGAGCAGCGAGCCCGCAGCGGCGGCGCCGAGCGCGCCTCCGCCCAGCGCGAGGACCCTGCGGCGGGACATCCGGGACTTCTCGGGGGACAAGACCGACCTCCAGTCGACGACCAATGGTTCGCCTTCGAGCCATTGGGTGGTACGCCGGGGACGGTAGTGAGACGGGATGACGGAAAGAAGACCCGACGGGGGCGCGGCGGTGAACGTCCAAGAGGACGGAACAGGAGTCCAAGCGGATCCCGCCTCCACGCCCCCGCTTCCGCGTTGACCCCGGCCCCACCTGAACGGCAAGCTGATGACCCGTCAATCACTGTGCCTTGGGGGGAAATTGAGCAACACGGCACACCACATCGGGCCCGACTCGGCACCTGACCGGTACCGGCTGCTGCGGTCCATCGGGCGGGGCGGCGAGGCCGTGCTCTATCTCGCGGAGCTCGAGCTGGCCGGTGGCACCGAGCCCGTCGTCGTGAAGGTCCTCGACTCGAAGACCACCCTCACGCCCGAGGTCTTCGAGCGGATCAGCCAGAAGTGGAACGAGCAGGCCGAACTGCTGCGCTTCGTCCACCGGCCCGGTGTCGTCGGCGTACGGGAGCACTTCCAGGGGCCGCCGATCCACCGGCCCGGCGAGTCCGGAGCGATCACCGGCCGGGCCCTGGTCCTCGTCATGAACCACGTCGACGGCCTCGACCTGCGCGACTGGCGGGCCGAACGGACCCTCAGCACGGCCGCCGAGCGGCGCGAGGTGATGCGGACCCTGGAGCAGCTCGCCGACGTCCTCGACCGGCTGCACTCCGGCAAGGCCACTCCGTCGGGGCGGACCGTCATCCACGGCGACCTGTCCCCGGGCAACGTCATGGTCGACGAGCACGGGCAGGCGACCCTGGTCGACTTCGGCCTGAGCAAGCTGACCGCCGACCACCAGACGGCCGAGGTGTGGTTCACCCCCGGCTACGCGGCTCCCGAGATCTTCGAGGGCAAGCGCACCCCGGGTACGGACCGCTACGCCTTCGGCGCCATCGCGTACTTCCTGCTCAGCGGCCAGTCCCCGCCCACCGCACCCGAACAGCTGGTGACCGCGCTCGGCGCGCTGCCACAGATCGCGGGGCTGCCGGCCGAGCAGCGGGACCGGGTGCTGAGCATCGCCGCCGCCGACCCGGGCCGGCGGCCGCTGTCCCTGTCGGCCTGGGTGAAGGACGTACGGCACGGGGTGGTGTCGACGACGACCTCCCGGCCGTCGACGGTCGCGGACGCGGTCCCGGCCGCGCCGCCCCCCGCGCCGCCTGCCGCGCCGCCTGCCGCGCCGCCTGCCGCGCCGGCGAAGCCGTCGACGCCGCCCCTGCCGGTGACACCCCCGCCGCCCATGGCCGCGCCGGTGGTGGCACCGCAGCCCGTGGCAGCCGCGCAGCCCGCCGCACCGCAGCCCGCCGCCGAACCGCCCACCGTCGCCACGCCCGGCTTCGGGCCGCCGACGCCTCCCGCGGCCTCGTCCGGGCCGGCCACCACCTCTCCGCCGCCGCCCGAGCGGCGCCGCAAGGGTCCGCTCATCGGGGCCGTGGCCGGGGTGCTGCTGATCGCCGTGCTCGCGGTGATCGGCGTCCAGCTGCTCGGCGACAAGGACGACGGAGGTGGGGGAGGAACGGCAGGTGGCCCGCCCGCCACCACGACCACCGCCTCGACGCCCGGGACGACCGAGCCCTCCACCGAGGATCCCACCACCTCTCCGCCCCCGGCGAACAGCGCATCCCCCTCCGCGCACACCCCCGGGCCCGGGCCGGACTCTGTCTCCCTCACCACGCTCAACGACGTGGGCGACGCCCCGTACGCCGACCTGTCCGTCGGCAGCGGCACGGTGAAGGCCACCTACTACGAGACGGCGCTGGTGCCCGACGGCACCGACCAGGAATGCTCGGGGTTCTCCGAGTACAACCTGGGAACCGAGTGGAAGACCCTCACCATGACTGCCGGAATCGATGACTCCTCCCCCAACACCGCCGCCCGGCTCATCGTCAAGGTCGACGGTAAGGCCCTACACACCGGCGTGGTCGACCTGGGCCAACCGGAGAAGCTGACGCTCGACCTCGACCACGGCCTACGCCTGCGCATCGAGTTCGAGGATCCGGCGGACTCCTGCGAGATGGGCCAGCTCATCCTCGCGGACCCGATGCTCAGCAAGTAGCGGCACCGCACGTCGACGGCCCCGCACCGGAGTTCAAGAACTCGGGTGCGGGGCCGTTCACACGTCCGTACGAGAAGACGACGCTCAGCCCTCGCTGACGCCCAGCTTCTCCAGGATCAGGTCCTTCACCTTCGCCGCGTCGGCCTGGCCGCGGGTGGCCTTCATGACCGCGCCGACCAGGGCGCCGACCGCGGCGACCTTGCCGCCGCGGATCTTGTCGGCGATGGCCGCGTTGCCCGCGATGGCCTCCTCGACCGCCGTGCCGAGCGCGCCGTCGTCGGAGACGACCTTCAGACCGCGCTTCTCGACGACCGCGTCCGGGGTGCCCTCGCCGGCGAGAACGCCCTCGATGACCTGGCGGGCCAGCTTGTCGTTCAGATCGCCGGCGGCGACCAGGGCGGAGACCCGGGCCACGTCCGACGGGGTGATCGCCAGCTCCTCCAGGGAGACGCCCTGCTCGTTGGCGTTGCGGGCGAGCTCGCCCATCCACCACTTGCGGGCCGAGGTCGCGTCCGCGCCCGCCTCGATCGTGGCGACGATCGAGTCGACCGCGCCCGCGTTGAGGATGGACTGCATGTCCAGCTCGGACACGCCCCACTCCTCGCGCAGCCGGTTACGGCGCACGCGCGGCAGCTCGGGAAGGCCCTTGCGGAGCTCCTCGACCCACTCGCGGGCGGGGGCCACCGGCACCAGGTCGGGCTCCGGGAAGTACCGGTAGTCCTCGGCGTTGTCCTTGATGCGGCCGGAGGTCGTGGAGCCGTCGTCCTCGTGGAAGTGACGGGTCTCCTGGATGATCGTGCCACCGGAGGCGAGCACGGCCGCGTGGCGCTGGATCTCGAAGCGCGCTGCCCGCTCCACCGAACGGAGCGAGTTGACGTTCTTCGTCTCCGAGCGGGTACCGAAGGTCTCCCGGCCGTGCGGGC is a window encoding:
- a CDS encoding phospholipase C, phosphocholine-specific; protein product: MSRRRVLALGGGALGAAAAGSLLPPSLQEAIAAGPPAGGMAAVRHVVILMQENRSFDHYFGTLRGVRGFSDRNAIELPSGRPVFEQPAALGRTVLPFPIRGAAETQQKDLQYIGDLDHSWDGGGKAWHGGWMDGWVSAKTAATMAYYDRQDIPLHYELADTFTICDAYHSSIHTSTSPNRNHLWSGWTGFEADGSRAVTNAAYAEGTHPGYGWPTYAERLEAAGRSWKTYTEWENFTDNNIEFFTSFKKIARKALAGTGGHTFMESFYAAVRDTDDATERARLLGLLEEGVATLTEAERSLFERGLRRVESGTLADAFRADVAAGTLPEVSYLVPSAIDSEHPGSSSPIASASLVYKVLDALGAHPDVWRHTVVLINYDENDGFFDHVPPPVPPAENTDERWKGRPTGLGIRVPLLVVSPWSVGGHVCSETFDHTSVIRFLEKLTGIREPNITPWRRAVTGDLTSAFDFKRGRKQPPVDRPGPIPPFSGRWRPQPPAVQRMPVQEPGVRPARPLPYQPDAAATFAAGSVRVALSNSGKASAHFALYPYAGEFAVPQHQDVRGTGEWTVPVPGDHYRFTITGPNGFRREFEGPATGGAELASRIDHHDRDLHLTVRNTGSAPVSFTVRPLGYVDPEDLADLGDWTRTVTVKPGKTRTVVHSAADAHGWYDIEVTAPGGFRRRLMGHIENGRPSVSG
- a CDS encoding protein kinase, which gives rise to MSNTAHHIGPDSAPDRYRLLRSIGRGGEAVLYLAELELAGGTEPVVVKVLDSKTTLTPEVFERISQKWNEQAELLRFVHRPGVVGVREHFQGPPIHRPGESGAITGRALVLVMNHVDGLDLRDWRAERTLSTAAERREVMRTLEQLADVLDRLHSGKATPSGRTVIHGDLSPGNVMVDEHGQATLVDFGLSKLTADHQTAEVWFTPGYAAPEIFEGKRTPGTDRYAFGAIAYFLLSGQSPPTAPEQLVTALGALPQIAGLPAEQRDRVLSIAAADPGRRPLSLSAWVKDVRHGVVSTTTSRPSTVADAVPAAPPPAPPAAPPAAPPAAPAKPSTPPLPVTPPPPMAAPVVAPQPVAAAQPAAPQPAAEPPTVATPGFGPPTPPAASSGPATTSPPPPERRRKGPLIGAVAGVLLIAVLAVIGVQLLGDKDDGGGGGTAGGPPATTTTASTPGTTEPSTEDPTTSPPPANSASPSAHTPGPGPDSVSLTTLNDVGDAPYADLSVGSGTVKATYYETALVPDGTDQECSGFSEYNLGTEWKTLTMTAGIDDSSPNTAARLIVKVDGKALHTGVVDLGQPEKLTLDLDHGLRLRIEFEDPADSCEMGQLILADPMLSK
- the gatB gene encoding Asp-tRNA(Asn)/Glu-tRNA(Gln) amidotransferase subunit GatB, with translation MTVTELLSYEAALAEYDPVMGLEVHVELGTKTKMFCGCSTELGAEPNSQTCPTCLGMPGSLPVVNAIGVESAIKIGLALHCEIAEWCRFARKNYFYPDMPKNFQTSQYDEPIAFNGYLDVQLEDGEVFRVEIERAHMEEDTGKSLHVGGATGRIHGASHSLLDYNRAGIPLIEIVTKPIEGAGERAPEVAKAYVAELRELIRALDVSEARMDKGQMRCDVNLSLRPHGRETFGTRSETKNVNSLRSVERAARFEIQRHAAVLASGGTIIQETRHFHEDDGSTTSGRIKDNAEDYRYFPEPDLVPVAPAREWVEELRKGLPELPRVRRNRLREEWGVSELDMQSILNAGAVDSIVATIEAGADATSARKWWMGELARNANEQGVSLEELAITPSDVARVSALVAAGDLNDKLARQVIEGVLAGEGTPDAVVEKRGLKVVSDDGALGTAVEEAIAGNAAIADKIRGGKVAAVGALVGAVMKATRGQADAAKVKDLILEKLGVSEG